In Anser cygnoides isolate HZ-2024a breed goose chromosome 30, Taihu_goose_T2T_genome, whole genome shotgun sequence, the genomic stretch TGCTAACTTTGACCTGCACAGTCCCATAACATTCcggacacagctccagacaaactgacagcatgcatgagaaggaagcacagaggaggtggaacctggcagccttccatcccctgcccttctgtgactctgtgctgcgattccattcagctggttactcctgtGTTATCCAaaccttcctgcagctcctcatgcCGCTGTCTTGTCAGAGAAAGCACAATCACACGAAGGTtgaactgtctgcctgcagatgttaacagctgacagaatgcagCATCCATGTGggagaaccttgagaaactgcaggattttgcctacGGAAACATCGTGgcatttacaaggagaagagcccagtcctgcaccagAAGAACAataaccccacacatcagggcagactgggaccctgctgagtgagcagtgcccaggaggaggagggcctgggcaccacgagggatgccatccgagcagtggtgctgctcaccgGGAACCAGgcctgctccctgcagagctgccttacgaggagcatggccaccaagaagatctgagttatcagactcagctcagatcctcTGAGATACCACATGGACAAGGGTCTGCAGCCAGCAAGAAAACAGGTACAGGTCTGGAAGTCCCTAGGACAGCCTAgtgtggagagcagcaagggctgtgacaaggctgagagtcccaacaggacccagggctttgtgtccatggctctggctgttgtctctgccactgaggcctacaAGGAGACAGCTTAttggtaaagcaccagggcctcattgtctcctcgcccccacccatgaaccaggcagggctcgtaccattctcctgcacttgcccatgcacatccccatctcctcctgcccaagaaagagccctgagcaaggtgtgacagGAACAGGTCTCTCTTCCAGGGTTCCAGGGGTCAAGGCCTGACCCTTGTGCTTGATGAAATTCATCCAGCTTGCAAAAgtgacatcagggtcaccttcacactgcctttgtctccttgtcctccctgcctccaatgctctgctctaacgagctccaagggaggctgtgtcagtgctggccctcagggggacactgcaggaaacttgcctctgactcggacttgttgagagatgtcttcaattgttCGTGATTCTTCAATTGTTCAATTGTTCAAAGGTTCGTGGGCTCCtgagcagagccccccgaggggggattccaatgccttgggctgggcgtgtggtgctgagctgggccgggctcgtgggacagagagagctcatggcaagagggccctggtgcagagagacagctctgcccatgagcagctcctgtgcacagcgcagcagggctgggggctctgaccgcagctggcacggggacaggagagaaggagagagggcttggaggcagttggcagtgggaggatgctgagagctgcctgcaggagaaatctgcacagcccttgacaaggtacgtctctggctgcagggccatgcagctgcacgtcctggaagggtctcctgctgggtcttgttgctgggagggcagtgggcaatgcagtaggctttgggggtcctgctggatggcactgcgaggtgaggaagtctggcagaagccccttggGGTGTCATAACCCAGCTGCCCCTGGTCAGGCAAGATTGGAGTGGCCAATCCTCCTCCAGatactgcaggggatgcagaTGGGATAGTGGAACAGCCCGGACTGCAGATATTCATGTCTGTCTGTGGGGTGTTCTTCTggtctgcaggctgctctccagaaggatgcagctctctcgtggcatccttgtgttatccaggtgcCCCAAGGAGAAGACACCTCTGTGCTAAGGCCAtgtccgtgctgctggatggctgtctctgggcagctggagtgaggcctctgcagccctggtgaagagggaaaagctgagatcctgctcatGCAAGACAAGGTGAGGATCCTGTCCAGCTGCACTTGGtctggggcttctctgctcccagctgtcGGTAGTTTCTTCTCAGGGGAAAACCGAATAGATGGTTCTTCCTAAACATTACAGGCgtagctaccagaaaatgaagcaaataaatgCCTCTTGTTCTACACAATCGTTGGATAATTTCCTTGAAGCAACACTGCAAATCTTCTGGTCTGACCagtggactgaacttgagtttcccccatgttcctgccttcctcctgctgcacagcaggaaggactcctctggagcccacagcagcccctgctcccagggccactctcagccagcaccagctgcagctgaagcaggagagctgcaaaaAGGTTCTCCTGCATAGAGAGAGGCTTGGGCTAGGGGTGCTCTAAGGCTTGCaataggttttcctcagagaagtctgttttaacttttttctgccttatcctcttcaacagacagctgtgtccaaagtcaggaaatggccaacagcagctctgtgagcgagttcctcctgctggcattcgcagacacgcgcgagctgcagctcctgcacttcgggctcttcctgggcatctacctggctgccctcctgggcaacggcctcatcctcaccgccgtagcctgcgaccaccgcctccacacccccatgtacttcttcctcctcaacctcgccctcctcgacctgggctgcatctccaccactctccccaaagccatggccaatgccctctgggacaccagggccatctcttatccagggtgtgctgcacaggtctttttctttgcctttttgattggagcagaattttatgttctcacagtcatgtcctacgaccgctacgttgccatctgcaagcccctgcactacgggagcctcgtgggcagcagagcttgtgcccagatggcagcagctgcctggggcagtggctttctcaatgctgtcctgcacacggccactacattttccctgcccctctgccaaggcaatgctgtggcccagttcttctgtgaaatcccccagatcctcaagctctcctgctcaggttCAGACTACCTAAAGGAAGTTAGACTTCTGGTTGTTAGTGCatgtttagcatttggctgttttgttttcattgtgctgtcctatgtgcagatcctcagagccgtgctgaggatgccctctgagcagggccggcacaaagccttttccacgtgcctccctcacctggccgtggtctccctgtttgtcagcactgccatgtttgcctacctgaagcccccctccatctcctccccatccttggacctggtggtggcagttttaTATGTGGTAGTacctccagcactgaaccccctcatctacagcatgaggaaccaggagctgaaagccacactgaagaaactgattctaGTTGTATTATTTACTTACTAAGGAACTGTCTATCTCTCCTTTCTAGTTTAACTCAAGTTAATCTCAGGCAAGTTGTGACCTTTAGGTGTAGcatttgtcctggtttcagttaggacagagttaattttcctcctagtagctggtagggtgctctgttttggattaggatgagaagagcgctgataacatgctgatgttttaattgttgcagagcagtgcttacaccaagccaaggacttttcagcttctcgctctgtcctgccagcaggcaggctgggggtgcagcaggagctgggaggggacagacccaggacagctgacccaaactggccaaaggggtattccataccatctgacgtcatgctgaacaatttaTATGGGGGTACTGGCCATGATAGGGtggccggctgcttggggataggctgggcatcggtcagcgggtggtgagcaattgcattgtgcatcacttgtttgtacacattattattattactattattaatattattaatatgcatagtcggcacaaagccttttccacgtgcctccctcacctggctgtggtcttcctctttgtcagcactgccatgtttgcctacctaaagcccccctccatctcttccccaacCCCGGActtggtggtggcagttctgtactcggtggtgcctccagcactgaaccccctcatctacagcatgaggaaccaggacctcaAGGAGGCCATGAAGAACCTCTTTGGATACATGCTTTTTTTGAACCATTAATGTTCACTTGAGTTCcaggtttatttcagaaactggaaaatattttttattatttgtctttatgaatattttctccaagttgtggttttcatttaaataaagttattctTGACATTCTgcctgttattttttctaacttaCTTTGACCCAATAGTCTCATGTAAAACTGGGCTTCACATGTagataaatacagtaaagaagCCAGGAGAAATTCATTGTTATCAGCTGccgtctcttcccatctcctgtgcagctgggggagcagccccagcacacaggaggggctcagggcccagagcccagctgccacagggaggagcagccccgctggccctcgcggctgcccctcactgcccgctgggctctgcctctctgctgccttcgggtcggggctgctgcttccctggagccatggccatggccagcagcaggacgtggcctttccactgctgctctctttttcgttcctcattgttttcttgtgctcttgTATCTGTGTTAGTCTTGAGGTCTCAtgtaccttggtgacagtcctgttctctctgcagtgacatccctgtccctgcaggcagcagcaggcactgtgcagccctgggtcaCAGCTGGCCTCCCTGCTAGCACCACAGTAACaaaaggggctgctcagggcaaacccagaagcctgggCACCTCTTCCAAATGTGCTATCAGGAATAGAGCCAAGgggttgctccctgctcttctgtttcctgGGCTTCTTCATGGAGCAAAGGACACTGGCTGAAAGTCCCAGGGCGGTCTCTGAAGGAACAAAGTGATGGACCAAGCGCTCAGTTTGTGGTGGCACTTCCCCAAGCAGACAACAACTGGTCTTGGACTTCTCAGCACGGGACTGTGCCTCCCGCAGTGGGGCTGATGGCCGatgccagcctggagaggaatctggagctgcCAGGAGATGTCAGGGGATCTCCAGGGACAATGTGCTCAGTGGGTAGTGAAtagaaaacttcataaaatgagTGACCATCCAAAGAACAGTCTGGTAAAGGAAAAGTCAAATCTGAGGGGACCATGTGCTAAGGGGGATGCACAGAGCTCCTCCAGTGAGAtgccactactgcaggggaagaggggaaggttGGAGAGCCACGTGGGACCTGTGGGCAAGAGTAGTACGTGCAAAGCATTTGGGGATATTTGCAGGGGCAGCGTGAGCATGGGAGACAGCAGTGAATGGAGCCTGCAGAGCGTGAGCCTGTCCAAGGTGGACTGACCAGAGCTCAAGTGCTCagtctgctgtgagcaggcagaggagagctctgcagccccagggcatgcagcagccccagcaaaggagTCTGGCGAGAGATTccttgcagccctggggcaacggcagtgaccccatgagctgggtctgcctcccagcctgcccagcacggccctgcagaTTGCCCCTGTGCCCCGGGCACCACAGCCcccttgctctgcagagcaacaccgccagctggggctggggctggggctggggctgggagggcgctTCCCCTGAGTGTCTTCTAGGCCAGCTTCAGGCACATGGCTTCTGGATGTGAGTGTGTTCTTTACTGTGTGCAAGGAGCTGAGAGACCACCAACAGGCACGGGGCTGGAACATTGcctgcaaggtccctcctgccctagcgCCTCCCAGGACCGGCACGGAACTGGCTCCCATGcatcagagaggctgggagtccagcagcagtgccacggGCTTGACAGGTCACAACCAGATCACTTTTACCtgggcagattctgggccaaaaagggggtgttttgtaggtgtggtaTTATGAGGTAAGTGTTGCCTCAGAAATTCCTAATCTGTTCCTAAGTCAATGTCTCTAAAGCAGATTGTGAGTTGAGCTCTTTCTGAAACAGCCGACAGGTCACCCcttggctcctggctgggatctgtgcctttaggctcacatctgctggtctccatgataggccagcagaaggcacctgctttgcacacagtttgtgagatcctctcttcctaagTATTGGGTAGGCCCCATAGAGGAAGAGGTCTTGGACAGGGGTCGTCATGTCAGAGGTGTTGGCTTTTGCCTAAAGTCATCCTTCAGGACTGCTTTCAGGTCTCTACAAAGAAGCGGCCACTGCCTCCAAGATGCCAGGGGCAAACTGAAGCATGCATGAGGGCCTGGGAGAAGTTAACCTGAATCCATATGAGCCATTCTAGATCCAAAAGCTGGAGGCAGGAAGCACAATTTCagggtggtgcagagctgctggacaCATTGTGCAGGGTACTCCTACAGCCTTTGTGTCCTTCTCTGTGCTGGCTtaggagctgcttctttctcaggagcagagtagccaacagaggtgagacagatactctgagttcatgaaagccatcagaaagcttcCCCTgagaagatgactgatatggggaagtcaggagaagcctgcccaggagagatgtgagatctgggggagggaagaggagcttggccagcagaagctAATGATTTTGGAGAGGTAAGAATGCTCAGGTAATGTTGATCCTGCAGTAAAGCTGACTTAAAGCAGACATGTGAGGCCCTTGCCCTATTTTAACCTGTAACATTAATACCTAAATCTAAATgccactccacaccctgacaggaatccactgctcTAAGTTTTGACCACAATATCCATTGAAGCCAAAATAAGTCCATAACACCTTTGCCTTAcctttactctcttgctcaccctgaTCCCTGCCTTTAACGCAAGCATTAAAACGCTCTATTTAACCCAAGCCTTcttgcagacctaaacaaaatgCTAAAGCAAAGAGCTTGCacataccctaaccacagacctgaaaCCCAAAGcccaacaccaaaccctcccactcAATATTTGCTTAAGCTCACACCCAGAAATCTTCGCCGTAGTCCCTAATGCcatacatgaacaactaacaTCCAAACCCTGAACTCCTGTGCATTGtttaatctctaacccagaaataTGAGACCTAGTCCCTAATTCCATTCAAGAAAATCTAACACATAAagcccctgtccctgtgcattaacctcctcaccttcagccCCTCTCCTAACCCTTAACTTAAGGTGCTTGGCCCCTTGGGGCAAGGCAGGAACTGTGAGACTTCTCTGCAGCcacatggcattcagagatgagtgtgaggggccatggatctgatcagcttgtgggccacaaggaggagatgggtgggaatgctctgataAGCTCAGCTCcgcctcaggatctcctgccccagcaggaggaatgggactggggcagtgactgggaggtcacttctgtctctgcagctgatagggcagcagcaggaacgtgtcacgcaaagggactgtgaggtcctttgtgtctggaggtggcaggtcagccttggcttctccctgggatgtgcactttggggctgacatctgccagtggccctgctaggccagcagaaggcccctgcttggcatgctgcctgtgggatcccctctgcctccatccccaggaggacccagacagaaagaaggcccgcagaggggttgtgctgtcccttctgcttgagtccagcactggacagcaggaggcacaaggcttggctgtgtctagccaagaagctgcaaggccagcagcaggcccagggcttgggagatgctggtgagTATCTATGATCAGACcctagctttgtgtttcaaggaacagctggtgagggttgatGAGACAttggtgaaatgatggaaatgctgggatgagagcaaggtggtggacagagatgggtgtctgcagacttcaaggaaatagggcaaagtgtggaacagcataggaaagcctgcagaggagaaggcagagggcgCTGGCGGGAAcggaaggccccaacagccctgacgtttttgtccctttgcctagagcttctgaggagacgagatagagtcattgcaatggggcctcactgcttccttgataccctgtgcaggggtggggaggtgtcctaatgaagttcttctcgtggcatcacactgcccaccacatcagacagaccccaagaagagccctgagccagacgggggggtgcaggatctcccctcccagtgtcTGGgctcaggccttggcccttctgcttcaccaaaaccaaccaagacttttctcagcacagcgctttgcctgtctgcaatcatggcctccagttatg encodes the following:
- the LOC136787567 gene encoding olfactory receptor 14J1-like, whose translation is MANSSSVSEFLLLAFADTRELQLLHFGLFLGIYLAALLGNGLILTAVACDHRLHTPMYFFLLNLALLDLGCISTTLPKAMANALWDTRAISYPGCAAQVFFFAFLIGAEFYVLTVMSYDRYVAICKPLHYGSLVGSRACAQMAAAAWGSGFLNAVLHTATTFSLPLCQGNAVAQFFCEIPQILKLSCSGSDYLKEVRLLVVSACLAFGCFVFIVLSYVQILRAVLRMPSEQGRHKAFSTCLPHLAVVSLFVSTAMFAYLKPPSISSPSLDLVVAVLYVVVPPALNPLIYSMRNQELKATLKKLILVVLFTY